AGTTCATGATCCGGGACTGGTTCAGCCACGGTCCGCACACCTCGGCCGATCCGTGGGTGATCCCGCTGGCCGACGACGACCCGTGGCCGGACAAGCCGATGCTGGTCATGCGGACCCCGCCCGACCCGCAGCCGGCCGGGTCCACCCATCCGCCGGCCTACCTCAACACGCTGACCCACTGGTGGGACGCGTCGCAGATCTACGGCACCTCCCGGGAGTACCAGCAGTTCGTCCGCAGCGGCGAGCACGGCAAGCTGCGGATCGACGCGGACGGCACGCCGCCGATGCCGACCGGTGACCAGGACCCGGCCCGGGAGCCGGGGTTCTGGCTGGGCCTGCTGATGCTGCAATCGCTGTTCACCCGGGAGCACAACGCGATCTGCGACATGCTGGTGGCGTCCTACCCGGACTGGACCGACGAGGAGCTGTTCCAGCGGGCTCGTCTCATCCTGGCCGCGTTGATCGCGAAGATCCACACGGTCGAGTGGACGCCTGCGGTGATCAACAACCCGACCACGGTCACCGCGATGCACGCCAACTGGTGGGGCCTGGCCGGCGAGAAGATCAGCCGGGTGGCCGGGCGGATCAGCGACAGCGAGGTGATCAGCGGGATCCCCGGCGGGCACACCGATCACTTCGGGGTGCCGTACTCGCTGACCGAGGAGTTCGCCGCGGTCTACCGGATGCACCCGATGATGCCGGACGACTTCGACATGCGCTCGATCCGCGACGACCGGGGGCACGGGACGTACACGCTGCGAGACCTGTCCGGTCCCGCCGCGATCGGCCTGATCGGCAAGATCGGCCACACCGACCTGCTGTACTCGTTCGGCACCATGCACCCCGGCCTGGTCACCCTGCACAACTTCCCGCGCTGGCTCCAGGAGTTCCGGCGCCCGGACGGCCGGCTCGCCGACCTGGCGGCCACCGACATCATGCGTGACCGGGAGCTGGGCGTGCCTCGCTACAACGAGTTCCGCCGCCTGCTGCACCTGCCGGCCCCGGCGACGTTCGCCGAGCTCACCGACAATCCGGTCTGGGCCCGGGAGATCGCGCGGGTCTATCACGGCGAGATCGAGCGGGTGGACCTCCAGGTCGGTCTGTACGCCGAGAAGCGCCCGGCCGGTTTCGCGTTCAGCGACACCGCGTTCCGCATCTTCATCGTGATGGCGTCCCGCCGCCTGAACAGCGACCGCTTCCTGACCAAGGACTTCACGCCGGCGGTGTACACCCCGGAGGGCCTGCGCTGGATCGCCGACAACACGATGAGCACGGTCCTGCTCCGCCACCACCCGGAGTTGCGCGCCGCCATGCGCGACGCGGAGAACGCCTTCCAGCCCTGGTCCAAGGTCCGCGACATCCCGCAATGACCGACGCTGGGCACGGCTCGCCTTGGCGAGATTCAGCGTGCTCCGGATCTGCTCCTGGCCATCAAGGCATCCGTCGACAACGACCCGCGCCCCGGCCGATACCTGCTCACCGGCTCATCGCGGCTGTTCGGCATGGTCGCCGCGCCCGATGCGCTGCCCGGCCGGATGGAGACCGTGGAGCTGTGGCCGTTCTCCCAGGGCGAGATCGACGGGTTCATCGACGCGATCTTCGAGCTCGGCCCGGACCTGCGACATGACTCGACAGTCACCCGCGCCGACTACGCGGCCCGGATCGTCCGCGGTGGCCTGCCGGAAGCGGTCGCCCGCACCGACGGGCGCCGCCGCGGACGATCCCGGAGCTCCGTTCGGGCCGTTGTGCGGGCCTGGAGCGGATCCGGCGGCGGCGGTCAGACGCGGAACCGGTGGGTCAGCTCGTTCAGGTCGCGGCTGAGCTGGGTCAGTTCGTCGGCCGCGCGCCGCGACTGCTCCGCGCTGTCGCGGGTCCGGTCGGCCACCGCGCGCACCCCGGCGATGTTCTCGGTGATCTCGTTGCTGCCGACCGCCGCGTTCGAGACGCCACGATTCATCTCGCCGGTGGTGGCGGTCTGCTCCTCGACGGCGGCCGCGATGGTGTCCTGCGCCTCGCTGATCCGCGCGATCACCTCGGTGATCCGCCGGATAGAAGCCACCGCCGCATCGGTCTGCGCCTGGATGCCGGCCACCCGGCTGATGATGTCCCCGGTGGCCCGGGCGGTCTCCTGGGCCAGGTCCTTGACCTCCGCGGCGACCACCGCGAAGCCCTTGCCCATCTCGCCGGCCCGGGCCGACTCGATGGTCGCGTTCAGCGCCAGCAGGTTGGTCTGCTCGGCGATCATCGTGATGGTCCGCACCACCTCACCGATCTCGGTGGACGCCTCGCCGAGCCGCGACACCGTCGTGTCCGCCTCCCCGACCGTGATCACCGCGGACCCGGCAACGGTGGCGGCCTCGGTCGTGTTCCGGCTGATCTCGCCGATCGCGGCGCCCATCTGCTCCGACCCCGCGGCGACCGTGTCGAGGTTGCGGGCGACGTCGGCCGCGCTGTCCGCGACGATCCCGATCCGCCGGGACGCCTGGTCGGCGTCCTCCTGGAGGGTCTGCGACATGCTGGTCAGCGTGGCCGACGCGGCCGCCACCTGATCGGCGTGGCTCGCGATGCCGCCGATCGTCTCGCCGATCCGGTCGATGGCCCGGTCGATCGAGAAGCTCATCCGGCCGATCTCGTCGCCCCGGCTGATCCCGACCCGCTGGCTGAGGTCGCCCTCGGCGAGCCGGTCCACCACCGCGACGACCCGCTGCACCGGCTTGCGGATGGAACGACTGAGCAGGGCCGCGGCCAGCAGGGCGAGCACCATCGCGACGGCGGCCAGCACCCACTCCCGGACGGTGGCGTCGTGCCGGGTCCGGCTGAGCCGGTTCAGGGCGGCGCTCCGCTCGGCGGTGACCGACTCGTCGAACTTGGCGGCGGCGTCCATCGCCTTGAGGTACGGGCCGGACTCGGTCACGTTGCTGGCGTGCGCCGCCTGCTCGTACCGCCCCTGCTGGACCGCCCGCCAGATCTGCTCGTCGATGGTCATGAACTCGTCGAGCCCGGCCCGGAAGGCGGCCGCCTGCTCCCGCTGCTCGGCGCTGGTCGACGCCGCCTCCACCTCCCCGAGCAGGGCGTACACCTTCTCCTTGGCCTCGATGAAGAAGCCGTGCTTCAGCTCGTGGTCGGACGCGGTGTACGCGGTCTGAAGCCCGTACGCGTCCGAGAACCGGAACTGGAGCATGGCGATCGACCGCGTCTTGGGGTCGATCGTCTCGACGATCTGCCGTGCCTGCTTGTTGACCTCGGCCCGGACCAGGCTCGCGTTGACCACCACGAGCAGCAGCAACAACGTCATCGCGCCGAAACCGGCCCACAGCTTGGCTGTAAGCGACAAATCACGAAAAGGCCGACGCACAGCCACACGATAGCGGCGCCGGACAGTGACCGGTGCGCGAACGGACGTGCTCAGGCGGCGTCGCGCTCGTCGCGGCGCTGACCCGGGATGATGATGTCGCGGTGCCGCACCGGGCGGCGCGCGGCCGGCAACTGCGGGCCGATCCGGGCCGGCCAGATCCGCTGCGGCCGGTCGGCGAGTTTCGGCCGCTCCCGGGGGATGAGCGTACGGTCCGGTGGCACCCAGATCGGCAGCGGCGCACTCGGCGGCCCCCACCAGACGATCGTCCCGTACCCCCGGACCAGCGGCGGCTGCAACGCCGGCCAGCGCGCTTCGAGGGGGATCGCCAGCCGCCAGGCCTGCACCGGCACCAGCGCGGAGACCGGGTGCCCGGCCGCACCGGGCAGCACCGGCAGCGGCGGCGCCGGCAGCGCGTGCGGCTCCGCACCGGCCGGCAGCGCGTGCGGGTCGGCCCCCTCGGCCGCGGCCACGGTCGTCGCCGGGGCGCTGGCCAGCACGACCGCGCAGGCCACGGTGATCAGCGCGGCGGCCAGCGCGACCGGCTCCCAGCCGGGCCGCACGGTGTCGCCGAGAATGGTCAGCGCGATCACCGACGGGGCGATCACCTCGCCGGTCCAGTGCACCGCGGTGACCCGGCCGACCTCGCCGCGCTGGAGCGCGTTCGCATACATCACCATGCCGTTGGCCGCGAAGACCAGCAGCACGTAGGTGAGCGGCTCGCTGAAGATGGTGAGCAGCGCCGAGCCGACCGTGGTCATCTGGTCGTCGGGCAGGTGCAGGGCCCGCCCACCGAGCGCCGCGGCGCCGACCGACAGGCCGCCGATCGAGGCGATCAGCCCCGGCGAGCCGACCTTGGTGGCCGCCCAGCCGAGCACCAGCACGACGACCAGCGCCACGCAGAACCCGATCCGCAGCCCGAGCGACGCCGCCACCACCTGCTGCTGCCCGGCCGACAGGGCCAGCCCGGCCAGCGCGCCGATCGTGATCACGATCGCCACCACGTCGCGCCGGCGCAGCCGGGAGCCGAGGAACAGCCAGGCCGCGAACGCGGTGATGGCGAGCGAGCCGGCCAGCACCGACTCGACCAGGTAGACCGCCAGCTCGCGCAACGCGATCATCGAGCCGAACCAGGCGGTCATGTCCAGCGCGATGCCGACCAGGTAGAGCGGGTGCCCCAGGGTGGAGACCGCGCTGGTGCTGCGCCGGGCGCCGATGGCCTGCAGGATCGAGCCGGCCGCGTAACAGAGCGAGCCGAAGATGGCGATGCCCAGCGCGATCCAGCCACCGGCGGTCATCGCGATCGACCGCCGTCACCGAGGGTGCAGGCCGCTGTCACGCCCCGATCATATGGCCACCCCTCGATAAGCGCGAGCCCCGGGAAAGGCCAACTGACCAGCAACAATGATCAAAATCAGACCCCGATTAGGGTACGCCCTAAGCCGCGCGACTGAGGTCCTGCGTGCTCTCGCCCGGCACCCGCTGCGCGGGGAGCGTCTCCACCAGCGCCGGCAGCTCGCCCCGGTGCGAGCCCTGGAACGTCCGCCAAATGATCTTCAGGTCGAGCAGCGGCGACCAGTTGTCGATGTACCAGCGGTCCAGGACGAACCGCTGCGACCACGGGATCGCGTCCCGCCCGTTGATCTGCGCCCAGCCGGTGATCCCGGGCCGCACCTCCAGCCGCCGGGCGTCCTCCGCCGAGTACTCGGCGACCTGGGGCAGCACGTCCGGGCGCGGGCCGACCAGGTTCATCTGCCCGCGGACCACGTTGATCAGCTGGGGCAGCTCGTCCAGGCTGGTGGCCCGCAGGATCCTGCCGCAGCGGGTGATCCGCGGGTCGTCCGCCAGCAGATCGTTCGGGTTCGCCATGCCGAGCTTGACGCCGACCGCCAGATTGTCGTGGATCATCGAGCGGAACTTCAGGATCCGGAACGTCCGGCCGCGCTCGCCGGCCCGGTCCTGCACGAAGAAGATGCCCTTGCCGTCGGCGATCCGGACCCAGAGCGCGACGCCCAGGAACACCGGGGACAGCACGATCAGCGCGACGGCGGCGACCAGTTGGTTGAGAACGTTCCAGATCGGGCGCAGGCGGTCCACGATTCCCCCAGGTCAGATCGATTCCACGGTGTCGCCGGTGAGGCGGTGGCGGGTGTCCAGCACGTACCTGGCGTGCTGGACCACCAGGTCCAGGTCGAACGCGTCGTGGTCGGCGAGCAGCACCACCGCGTCGGCCGCGGCGAGCAGCTCCGGGCTCAGCCGCACCCGGGTGACCCGCTGGTCGACGCGGGCGTCCTCGACCACGTGCGGGTCGGCGGCGAGCACGTCGGCGCCCATCTCCAGCAGCAGCGTGGCGACCCGCCGGGCCGGCGACTCGCGGGCGTCGCCGCTGTTCTTCTTGTAGGCCAGGCCGAGCAGCAGGATCGTCGAGCCGTTCACCGCCTTGCGCCGCTCGTTCAGGGCGGCGACCAGCCGGCGCACCACGTAGTCCGGCATGTGGTTGTTGATGTCGTTGGCCAGCTCGACGAAGCGGAAGCTCTGCCCGAGCGTCCGCTGCACCCGCCAGGAGAGGTAGGACGGATCGATCGGCAGGCAGTGCCCGCCGACGCCGGGACCGGGCACGAACCGCATGTAGCCGAACGGTTTCGTGGACGCGGCGTCGATCGCCTCCCAGACGTCGATGCCGAGGTCGTGCGCGTACACCGCGAGCTCGTTGACCAGCGCGATGTTGACGTGCCGGAACGTGTTCTCGAGCAGCTTGGCCAGCTCGGCCACCTTGGGGTCGGAGACCGGCACGGTCGTCTCGACCACCGAGGCGTAGAAGGCCCGCACCTTCGCCAGCGAGGCCGGGTTGATCCCGGATACCACCTTCGGCGTGGTGATCAGGTTCCACCGCGCGTTGCCCGGGTCGATGCGCTCCGGGCTGAAGCCGAGGAAGAAGTCCTCGCCGGCGATCAGGCCGGAGCCCTCCTCCAGCAGCGGCGCGACCAGCTCGGTGGTGGTGCCGGGATACGTCGTCGACTCCAGCGCGACGGTCGCGCCGGGGCGCAGGTACCGGGCCAGGGTACGGGCCGAGTCCTCGATGTAGCGCAGGTCCGGGGTGCCGTCGCGGAGCGGGGTGGGCACCGCGATCACCGCGATGTCGAAGCCGGCGCAGGCGCGCGGGTCGGACGAGGGCAGGAAGTTGCCGCCGGCCAGCACCGCCTGCAACTGCTCCGAGCTGATGTCGTCGACGTAGGACTCGCCCGCGGCGAGCCGTTTGATCCGTTCGTCGTCGACGTCGAAGCCGACCACGGTGTGCCCGACCTCGGCGGCCCGGACGGCGAGGGGCAGTCCCACGTAGCCCTGCCCGGCGATCACCACTCGCATCGGTGCGCTCCTGTCACGCGTACGCAAATCGGCTTTTGATCGGGATCTTCTGGTCATGGATGCCGGCCCAGGCGCATGGTGAACTCGGCCTGGCGCTTGCCGTTGCGGCCACCGGTACGCGGCGGGGGCGGGGCCGGAGTCTCGATCCGGCCGGGCAGCGCGGGGCTCTCGGAGAGCCAGCGCAGCACCGCGATCAGGTC
Above is a genomic segment from Actinoplanes ianthinogenes containing:
- a CDS encoding sugar transferase — translated: MDRLRPIWNVLNQLVAAVALIVLSPVFLGVALWVRIADGKGIFFVQDRAGERGRTFRILKFRSMIHDNLAVGVKLGMANPNDLLADDPRITRCGRILRATSLDELPQLINVVRGQMNLVGPRPDVLPQVAEYSAEDARRLEVRPGITGWAQINGRDAIPWSQRFVLDRWYIDNWSPLLDLKIIWRTFQGSHRGELPALVETLPAQRVPGESTQDLSRAA
- a CDS encoding methyl-accepting chemotaxis protein is translated as MTLLLLLVVVNASLVRAEVNKQARQIVETIDPKTRSIAMLQFRFSDAYGLQTAYTASDHELKHGFFIEAKEKVYALLGEVEAASTSAEQREQAAAFRAGLDEFMTIDEQIWRAVQQGRYEQAAHASNVTESGPYLKAMDAAAKFDESVTAERSAALNRLSRTRHDATVREWVLAAVAMVLALLAAALLSRSIRKPVQRVVAVVDRLAEGDLSQRVGISRGDEIGRMSFSIDRAIDRIGETIGGIASHADQVAAASATLTSMSQTLQEDADQASRRIGIVADSAADVARNLDTVAAGSEQMGAAIGEISRNTTEAATVAGSAVITVGEADTTVSRLGEASTEIGEVVRTITMIAEQTNLLALNATIESARAGEMGKGFAVVAAEVKDLAQETARATGDIISRVAGIQAQTDAAVASIRRITEVIARISEAQDTIAAAVEEQTATTGEMNRGVSNAAVGSNEITENIAGVRAVADRTRDSAEQSRRAADELTQLSRDLNELTHRFRV
- a CDS encoding peroxidase family protein: MAFWRTYDRIAELVDRRWRWYRLPRVLGLATLVGVRNTLRRENLYDTGPASGTPDTPPGPPTPEQLSSRTVDGTYNDLSKPRMGMAGSRFGRNVPLTKAFPEPAARIMTPSPREVSRTLMTRAELIPATSVNALVAAWLQFMIRDWFSHGPHTSADPWVIPLADDDPWPDKPMLVMRTPPDPQPAGSTHPPAYLNTLTHWWDASQIYGTSREYQQFVRSGEHGKLRIDADGTPPMPTGDQDPAREPGFWLGLLMLQSLFTREHNAICDMLVASYPDWTDEELFQRARLILAALIAKIHTVEWTPAVINNPTTVTAMHANWWGLAGEKISRVAGRISDSEVISGIPGGHTDHFGVPYSLTEEFAAVYRMHPMMPDDFDMRSIRDDRGHGTYTLRDLSGPAAIGLIGKIGHTDLLYSFGTMHPGLVTLHNFPRWLQEFRRPDGRLADLAATDIMRDRELGVPRYNEFRRLLHLPAPATFAELTDNPVWAREIARVYHGEIERVDLQVGLYAEKRPAGFAFSDTAFRIFIVMASRRLNSDRFLTKDFTPAVYTPEGLRWIADNTMSTVLLRHHPELRAAMRDAENAFQPWSKVRDIPQ
- a CDS encoding nucleotide sugar dehydrogenase, which encodes MRVVIAGQGYVGLPLAVRAAEVGHTVVGFDVDDERIKRLAAGESYVDDISSEQLQAVLAGGNFLPSSDPRACAGFDIAVIAVPTPLRDGTPDLRYIEDSARTLARYLRPGATVALESTTYPGTTTELVAPLLEEGSGLIAGEDFFLGFSPERIDPGNARWNLITTPKVVSGINPASLAKVRAFYASVVETTVPVSDPKVAELAKLLENTFRHVNIALVNELAVYAHDLGIDVWEAIDAASTKPFGYMRFVPGPGVGGHCLPIDPSYLSWRVQRTLGQSFRFVELANDINNHMPDYVVRRLVAALNERRKAVNGSTILLLGLAYKKNSGDARESPARRVATLLLEMGADVLAADPHVVEDARVDQRVTRVRLSPELLAAADAVVLLADHDAFDLDLVVQHARYVLDTRHRLTGDTVESI